TGTACACAGCGATTACAACTGAAATTGGTGCTACTCAACCCGATGCTTTGATGGTCAGGGGTTTAGAATCTGTAGTGGCAATAAACCAACTAATCATCAGTACCAATATCATGCGAGATGAGTTTCGGAAACAGTTTCGCTTCCCGTTGGTATTGTGGGTCAATGATGAAATTTTGTCTAAGCTAGTCTGGCTAGCACCCGATTTCAAAGACTGGGCAGCCAGCACTATTAGATTTGATGTACCTAATAATCAGTTAGTTGAATCTGAACAACAAGCCATCAGCGCCTAATATTACCTGAGATTACTTTCAAAATCTTACATACGCTAGGTTGAGCCAAGCAAAACCTCAGTTATTATTATTTCGCGTTATTTTATAAGATTATTTTTATTGAATTTTCCTTTAGCAAGGTGAGGTAAGGAATCTTGCAAGCTATATACCAGACAGCGGTGTGAATTCTCTTCTCTGACACACTTTTCATATAAATTAAGCTGTTACCTATACAACTTGCATGATCGGGGCGGGCAAGATGCCATTGGTGTCAACTTAAGCTAAAACCCTTTTCAAATCTCGTTTCCAGCCGGAGGCTGGAAATGCTGCTGCTGGCGGCAGAGGCGGCAGCCCCAAGGATAGGCATTCCCAGTCTGAGACGGGGAACGAGACAAGGAGATAATATCTCAAAGCTTGTTATAAACTGACTTTAGAGGCTTTCTTGAATGGAGTAAACATCAAGTTTGACGGTTTGTCTTTTGACAGCGATCGCAACTTCACGTAAAGTGCCGCACTAGGGGATTACTGAGTAAAGAAGAAAAGAAAAGAATTTCTGATTACTTCTTCAAAATCTTTATTCAGATACTCAAGACTCAAGACTCAGGACTTTTTTATGGTAGATTTGTTGCTGATCGCAATCCTGGGATTCCTGGGGAGTTTTGGACATTGCTTTGGAATGTGTGGCCCCCTAACAGTGGCGTTTTCTCTGTCTCATCAGCCGAAAATACCACACAGCGCTTCCTTAGGACGCACATCAACCTTAGAAAAGTCCGATACTTGGCAACAGCAATTAAAATTTCATATCCTGCTAAATCTGGGGCGGATGTTGAGCTATGCCCTAGTCGGTGCGGGCATTGGGGCGCTAGGCTCGGTATTGCTGCAAGGTGGACAGCTAGCGGGTGTTGGCAGTGACTTTCGGCGTTGGATGGCAATTCTGACTGGTGTGATGTTGATTTGGTTTGGCTTAGGACAAGTAAAACCCGATTTGCTGCCGCGCATTCCCGTGCTACATCCCCTATTGCAAGGTAGTTTACACGATCGCCTCAGCACCGGAATGGTTAAGCTTTCCTTAAAAGCCAAATGGTGGACACCAATGCTTTTGGGGATGACTTGGGGTTTAATGCCCTGTGGTTTTTTGTATGCTGCCCAAATTAAAGCTGCTGAAACTGGCAATTTATGGATGGGTGGGGCAACGATGATGGCTTTTGGCTTAGGAACCCTGCCGACTATGTTAGGTGTAGGCATTTCCACATCTTTGGTAAGTAAAGACAGGCGCAGTCAGTTGTTTCGATTAGGCGGTTGGGTGACGCTGATCATTGGCGCTATCACCTTGTTGCGGACTGGTGACACAATGGTAGATTACACCGGACACGCCGCCTTAATCTGCTTAATTTTGGCGCTAATTGCGCGTCCCATTAGTGGCTTGTGGGCTTCACCACTGCGTTACCGCCGGGGCTTGGGAGTGGGAGCTTTTGTGCTTTCTGTGGTTCATACCGCCCACATGATAGAACACTCATTGCAATGGAATTTTGCCGCCTTTGATTTTATGCCGCGAGAATTTCAGTGGGGTATGGCTGCGGGTGCTGTAGCATTAGTATTAATGTCCCCCGCCGCTTTCACAAGTTGGGAATCTTTGCAAAAATCTTGGGGTAAGCGTTGGCGACAGATTCATCTATTGGGTGTGCCAGCCTTGCTCTTGAGTACCATCCATACTGTGTTGATTGGTTCCCATTACCTGGGTTCCTTGCAATCAAATTGGGGAAATAAATTAGCGGCAGTCCTGTTGGTATTCTTTACTCTCAGTGTCTTGCTAATCCGTTCGCGCTTTTTTTGGTCAAAGTTAGCCGTAGAAAAGTTTTATGTTCCCCCAACCAAATCGCGGTAAATCATCCTTATTTTCTGACTTCATCCCAACAAGTCAAAAACATAGGCATTACCTGCTCAAAGGCATTTCCTGGCAGAATCAAGGAACAATAAAGTATTTATTATTCCTGAGTTGCTTAGTTATATCAATGACTAATCTTTACCCTGCATCTGCTCATAAAGTGGAAGTAGCTGGAGATGTCGGTGCCACTATCCATATTGAACCAAATGATAATCCCCGTGCTGGAGAACCAAGCCAAGCCTGGTTTGCACTTACCCGCAGAGGTGGAAGGGTAATTCCCCTATCACAGTGTAATTGTCAGTTAGCTGTTTATGCCGAACCTTATGCAGCTGGAGAGCCTGCACTGCTAGAACCAGAGTTAAAACCTGTGTCAGCCGAACGCTATCAAGGCATTCCAGGTGCAGAAGTTGTTTTTCCCAAGCCAGGTATTTATGAGCTGCAACTAAATGGTAAACCTGTATCTGGGGCAAGATTCAAACCCTTTGAGTTCAAATTTGAAGTTACTGTAGCAGGTGGATCTACACAAGAGAGTACACGAAACATAGGAGATGTCAATGGTAATTTAGCAGAGGGAGAATCTCAGAAATTACCAACTTGGGCGATCGCACTGCCAATTATCGGATTCATTGCCATCTTAGTTGTTGCACTACGAGGGACGAGAGGGGGAAGTGGGGAATAGGGAGTAGAGAAGAGGCAGGGGGCAGGGGGACAAGGTGACTTGAGTGAGAACTTACAACAAGTCTTTCCCCATTCCCCATTCCCCATTTCTTACTTATGTCGCTTTTGATGCCACTGCCATGCATGAGCCACAATATCTTGGATGGATGGATACTTCGGTTTCCAGCCTAAGATTGTTCTGACTTTCTCACTGGTGCCAATGAGAATTGGGGGATCGCCAGGGCGGCGATCGCGTTCTTCTACTGGTATCGAAATTCCTGTCACTTCTTCGGCAGCGGCAATGACTTCTCTCACAGAGAAACCGCTGCCATTACCTAAATTAAAAACTTCGCTATCGCCACCTTTTAATAAATATTCCAATCCCAAAATATGGGCATCTGCTAAATCGTTAACATGAATATAATCACGAATACAAGTACCATCGGGCGTGGGGTAATCGGTGCCGAAAATTGAGATCGATTCTCGTTTGCCTAAAGCTGTCATCAGCACCAAGGGAATCAAATGGGTTTCTGGATTATGATCCTCGCCGAGTAAACCATTGGGATTAGCACCAGCAGCATTAAAATAGCGGAAACGCACTGATTGTAAACCGTAAGCGACATCAAAATCAGAGAGAATCCGCTCTACCATCAGCTTTGTAGCACCATAAGGATTAATCGGATTTTGGGGATGGTTTTCGGGAATAGGCACGAATTCTGGTACGCCGTAGGTGGCACAGGTAGAAGAAAAGACAAATTTCTTTACAGATGCCGTCAGCATCGCTTCTAACAAGGTCAAAGTACCAAGGACGTTATTGTTGTAATATTTCGCCGGGTCAGTTACCGATTCTCCTACGTAGGCATAAGCAGAAAAATGCATCACAGCGGCAATATCGTGGGTTTTAAATAGGCGATCAAGTAAGGCGCGATCGCCTGTATCCCCTACGATCAGTTCTACCTGTAAAACCCTTTCTACCAGGTCGCGATGCCCATAGACCAGATTATCAAGGATGACAACGTTATAACCCGCTTGCTTCAAAGCAAGCACCGTATGAGAACCAATATATCCAGCTCCCCCCGTTACCAAAATGGTAGGCTTTCCAGGCGACATAGTTTTTCCTTTTGAGTGGATTATTCAATTAATTTAGTTTACCGGTACTAGATTACTCTTCTGGAAAATTATAAATAATAGACGCAGTGTCAAAAAATTGCACTAAAATCACTACGACGGTAGTCTTTGGGTGTGAGGTTTGAGATATTTTAAGTCAAACAGTGCGATTACAATTTGACAATCAAATAAATCCATTTCCCGAAACCTCTAGGTTGACCTTTACGGGTGACGCTGCTAGCGTTGCTATGGCTAAGAAGTCGCCAGTTGTTTTATCCAGGGAAATCATGCACGGCAGTCCCAACTGGGGAGCCACTACGTTCATTACCGGGGTTCACCCCGTTGAAGAACTAGCGTGGAAACCCCGAACAAAACGGGCTGCCTCATCACCACACTGGCTCACCGCACCAGAAAATTTGAGAGTTAATCTATGTTTCTATTGCTAAGCCGGGTACTGCTGTGGCTGCTGATTGGCACTATCGTATATTCTCTGTTCCAGCGATTTTATCCCTCTGGAACTTTTGTTGGGCGATTAATCTTAGTCGTTATCTTGGTAATCGTAGCCCTATCATTTCTTAACCCCAGTGAACCAGCTGTGGCGTCGTTATGGAGGATGCTGTCTTTTCCACTTAAGCCTCTAGGAGCCTCTGTTTTGCTGATGATTCTGGCTGCTCAGAAAATCAAAGCAGGTGGGATAGAGAAACCAGGAGGAGTTTTGCTCGGTTGGGCACTGACGATTTTGCTGTTGGCAAGTACACCAGCAGTCGCCTATTTCCTTTATCGCGCACCTCTGGCAATGGCAGATCAAAATTATGTAGCAACTGCTGCACCAACATCTGGGACACTAGTGGCGTTAGGTCAACCAAGCACCACAGCGAACATCTCAGATGTGATGGGGGATAGCATTCTTTCTTATAATTTGAAAGTGCCTCCCTACTTCTTACAAGGAAATCCTCAAGATATTCGCACACGGGGTTTACGACTTGAAGACTTTGTACCAAATGCAGAAACGTTGCAATTGACAACCAGAACTTGGGAAAGTTATCTCGTTGAAATTTATAGGTTCTTGCGTGTTCAGCGGTCATAAAGTAAAAAAGAAATACTAAAAAGACCGCAATGCAACGCTTTAGTAACGCTACCCGAAATTCGGAATTACGAATTTGCAAGGGTTTCATTAAACTAAAGACTGGGGATTGAGAAAATTTAAATAGGGATTCAGACCCCATTCTTTCCCAATCCCCAATTCCCAGTCCCCAATCCCCAATCCCCTACATAGCTGCCTTCTTGGACTAGCAGTTAATCTAGGATGATAAAGTTGCAAAATTGCTTTAATGGCAAAATCTCGACGACTCGCTAAACTCAGTGCTTACTTACGACCCCATTGGCAGGAGGCATCTTTAGGCATTCTCGCTTTGTTGTCTGTCAATGCACTGGGCGTTTATATCCCTTGGTTGATTCGTGCTGGTGTTGACAAGCTCTCAACAACCTTCAACTGGAACCAAATATTACATTATGTAGTAATCATTGTCTTACTCAGTTCGGCGATGTGGCTAATGCGAATGGCATCACGCATTTGGCTATTTGGGGTGGGGCGTCAAGTGGAATTTGACCTGAAACAACGGATTTTTGAACACTTACTCAAGCTGGAGCCTGCTTATTTTGCTAGTAATACTGCTGGCGATTTGATTAGTCGGGCTACCAGTGATGTAGACAATATCAAACGGTTGTTGGGTTTTGCGGTCTTGAGTTTGGCAAATACAGCCTTTGCTTATGCTCTGACACTGCCAGTAATGCTAGCGATTAGTGTGGATCTCACACTAGCCTCCCTGGCAGTGTACCCTTTTATGTTCTTGTTGGTGAGTCTGTTTAGCACTCGCTTACGTAAACAACAAGCAACAGTCCAAGAGCAACTCTCTGACATCAGCGAACTCATTCAGGAGGATATCAGTGGCATTGCCTTAATTAAAATCTATGCCCAAGAAGCAAACGAGCGTCGAGCTTTTGCCAAGAAAAATCAGCAGCTATTGACTGCGAATCTAGAACTGGCAAAAATCCGAAATACATTGTTTCCGCTAATTGGCGGGCTAGCTAATATCAGTTCACTGATCATCATTTGGCTAGGGACAGCGCGGATGTCTTCTGGGACGCTTGAGGTTGGCGACTTTTTAGCACTGCTAATTTATGTAGAGCGTTTGGCTTTCCCCACAGCAATTTTAGGATTCACAATTACTGCCTACCAACGGGGTGAAGTTAGTATTGATAGGCTGGAATCTATTCTTTCTGTCACGCCGAAAATTAAAGATGCAGCCGATGCCATACATCTGCCGGTGGCTGAACTGAAAGGGGAATTGACAGCGAAAAATCTCACTTACAATTACCCTGGTTCAACTACTCCAGCTTTAGCAAATGTGAACTTTACCATTGCGGCTGGAGAAACTGTTGCTATTGTTGGGGCAATTGGTTCGGGTAAATCAACTTTGGCCAATGCTTTGCCCCGCTTGTTAGATATTGAATCAGGACAATTGTTTTTAGATGGGGTGGATATTACTAAGATTGCTTTGGCAGATTTAAGAGGTGCGATCGCCTACGTTCCTCAAGATAGCTTTCTATTTAGTACTACAATCAAAAATAATATCCGTTACGGCGATCCAGTTAGCGAACAAGAGCAGGTAGAATCTGTTGCTAAACTTGCCCAAATTGAATCAGAAATTTACAATTTTCCCCAGCAATATGAAACTATTGTTGGTGAACGCGGTATTACTCTTTCTGGCGGTCAACGACAACGTACTGCTTTAGCTAGGGCTATGCTGGTCAATGCTCCAGTATTAATTTTGGATGATGCCCTCTCTAGTGTAGATAATCAAACAGCCGCACAAATCCTCAAAAACCTCTCCGATGATACTAAACGCAAAACAGTAATTTTTATCACGCATCAATTATCAGCAGCAGCGGTTGCTGACCGAATTTTTGTGATGGAAAAAGGAAAAATTGTACAGATAGGCAATCACTTAGAACTTGTAAAACAACAAGGTTTATATAGAACTTTGTGGAGCCAACATCAAGTTGAGGAATTACTGCACTAGTGGTCTGTCCCATTAATTTTGCAGGGTTAAGAGAACGAACTGCATTCTTCGCGTTACCCCACCTCGGTTTTGTCTAAAGCCAAAACCGGGGTGGGTAGGCATTTGTTACCAATGCACAGTTGCGATCGCCTACTCTCTAGGAATTACAATAGGCTCGTTCTGCCAATGTGACATCTAACACGAATGGATTTTCATTACCCTGAAATTGGGCGATCGCATGACTCCGTTCTATCTCAGTAATATCAGGTAGGTCTTGCTGATTCCATTTACACAAAGTTTGACGCTGATTCTGAAAGTAATTTTCGTCTACTTTCTTAGCCTGATCCCGATAAATAGTGTAAAAGTAGAAAATTGCCCTGGCTATATCCCCTTTTACTTTCTCTCTAGGCTCAAATTTAGAAGATGCTGATTCGCTAAACTCGTCAATTGCACTAGTAGGAATTGTAGATTGGACAGTATCATTTCGATACCATTTCTTAGTACTTGTGTCGGCTATATCGTCGAAGGGTTTATTACCTCGCTCAGTATTAATATCTTCCCGCGCTGGAAACAGATGGTGAAGGTCACTTTTGGCATTACCTTTTTGGGCGCCTTTACTTTGTGGCCAAACGTGTTCGGTATTCAGTCCTAATTTGTCAGCTTCCTGACTAGGATCACCATTGCCACTTAAACGAATTGGGTAACTAGCATAAATATCTGTGACAATACCTGCTTGGTTGTCAATAACGCCGAACATTTGATCTCTGGCGCGATCGTAATTCAAACTTTTGCTTGGCGTATACTCCTTAGCGAGTTCTTTCACTAAAGCAACTTTGGATAATTGAGGCAATATAATCGCCGAATCACTTGCGGGAGTAGGAGTAGGTTGAACAACAGGAGGAATACTTTCAGAGGTGGACTGATTAGCAGGCAATGTAAACGCTGCAATCACAGGATCGTGGTCGCTGGCCGGTTGACGAAAGCCAACATTAACATGCACAATGTCAATTTCTGGTTGAGCAGCACGAGAAAGATTTTCACTGACTAACAAATGGTCAATAAGTTGATTATTTCCACGGAATTTAAAACTAAAGCGATCGCTAACAGGTAAACGATCCGTCAGATTTTCTAGAATGTTACCCTCTAAGGTCTTCAGAGCTAAGGAATCTGGTAAATCGTTTAAATCACCCAGTACAATTACTTTAGCTTGTGGGTCAGCTTCCAGTAGTTGCGCGACGAATCCATTCACGATTTCGGCTTGTTTGACTCGTTTAACATCGCTGGGAGAACCTCCAAGCTTGGAAACAAAGTGATTAGCAATAATAAACAGTTTTTGCTCGTTAAAAATAAATTCTGCTACAAGTGGCTTGCGGCTGTCATCGAAAGCAGGATTCGTGGGATCAATCCGACCTGGATTAAGCGAGAGATCGAGACCATTTGCACCTTGAGTAATAGTCACAGCATCTAATGAGCCGCCTTTTTGGGGCAGTTTTGCTAGAGTTATCCGGCTGGGTTGAAACAAGAAACCAACCCGGATATTTCCTCCGGGTTCTCCACCATCTTGATCGTCGCTGGGCGGAATATCAACAAAATCGTATGTTGGACTACCAATATTTTTGAGCGCATCAATCAGTTTTTGGTAAGTCTGATTTGCATTAACAACGTCATCATTGGTTGGCCCGTTGTTATCCTGAACTTCAATTAAACTGATGACATCTGGTGCGTTCAAATTATTGCCAATAATTTTAGCAATATTATCAAAGCGTTGGTCTTTGTCTTTAGGGTCTAAATTCTCCACATTAAAAGTTGCAACAGTCAATGCATCCTGTGACTTTTGCAGAGATGTTGTTTCCCGTTGTGCAACTGAAGGTAAAGGCGTTGGCAATTGAGCTATTGGACTAGCTTGTAGCGGATTAGTCCATACAAAAAAGATGAGAGTAATACTAAGTAGTAGCAATTTGATGAATTTCATTCTCTCTTTCAATGAAGATATTTTCTAGATTAATCTTCTTCTTGATAGAGTTCAGTTAAGATAAGTTTTAAGTTAGGTAAAGGGGAACATCCAATTTTGGAAGAAATACTAGGTTGAAGAACAATTCAGAAGTTAGAAGCTTTATAATAAGCCTGGATTTGCATATAGTATCTGTTTAATTAGCTGAATAAAAAGACCACTAAAAAAAATTACTACGCAAAACCTTTCCTCTCCGACTCGGAGGTTGTTTGAAAAGTCTATATTTAGGGAACTCCAATAAATAAATTATCCAATATTGTGGGGTGGGCATCTTGCCCACCTTATGGACTGGGCGGGCAAGATGACCACCCCACGAGAGTTAATT
This Nostoc sp. C052 DNA region includes the following protein-coding sequences:
- a CDS encoding sulfite exporter TauE/SafE family protein; the encoded protein is MVDLLLIAILGFLGSFGHCFGMCGPLTVAFSLSHQPKIPHSASLGRTSTLEKSDTWQQQLKFHILLNLGRMLSYALVGAGIGALGSVLLQGGQLAGVGSDFRRWMAILTGVMLIWFGLGQVKPDLLPRIPVLHPLLQGSLHDRLSTGMVKLSLKAKWWTPMLLGMTWGLMPCGFLYAAQIKAAETGNLWMGGATMMAFGLGTLPTMLGVGISTSLVSKDRRSQLFRLGGWVTLIIGAITLLRTGDTMVDYTGHAALICLILALIARPISGLWASPLRYRRGLGVGAFVLSVVHTAHMIEHSLQWNFAAFDFMPREFQWGMAAGAVALVLMSPAAFTSWESLQKSWGKRWRQIHLLGVPALLLSTIHTVLIGSHYLGSLQSNWGNKLAAVLLVFFTLSVLLIRSRFFWSKLAVEKFYVPPTKSR
- the galE gene encoding UDP-glucose 4-epimerase GalE gives rise to the protein MSPGKPTILVTGGAGYIGSHTVLALKQAGYNVVILDNLVYGHRDLVERVLQVELIVGDTGDRALLDRLFKTHDIAAVMHFSAYAYVGESVTDPAKYYNNNVLGTLTLLEAMLTASVKKFVFSSTCATYGVPEFVPIPENHPQNPINPYGATKLMVERILSDFDVAYGLQSVRFRYFNAAGANPNGLLGEDHNPETHLIPLVLMTALGKRESISIFGTDYPTPDGTCIRDYIHVNDLADAHILGLEYLLKGGDSEVFNLGNGSGFSVREVIAAAEEVTGISIPVEERDRRPGDPPILIGTSEKVRTILGWKPKYPSIQDIVAHAWQWHQKRHK
- a CDS encoding ABC transporter ATP-binding protein, yielding MAKSRRLAKLSAYLRPHWQEASLGILALLSVNALGVYIPWLIRAGVDKLSTTFNWNQILHYVVIIVLLSSAMWLMRMASRIWLFGVGRQVEFDLKQRIFEHLLKLEPAYFASNTAGDLISRATSDVDNIKRLLGFAVLSLANTAFAYALTLPVMLAISVDLTLASLAVYPFMFLLVSLFSTRLRKQQATVQEQLSDISELIQEDISGIALIKIYAQEANERRAFAKKNQQLLTANLELAKIRNTLFPLIGGLANISSLIIIWLGTARMSSGTLEVGDFLALLIYVERLAFPTAILGFTITAYQRGEVSIDRLESILSVTPKIKDAADAIHLPVAELKGELTAKNLTYNYPGSTTPALANVNFTIAAGETVAIVGAIGSGKSTLANALPRLLDIESGQLFLDGVDITKIALADLRGAIAYVPQDSFLFSTTIKNNIRYGDPVSEQEQVESVAKLAQIESEIYNFPQQYETIVGERGITLSGGQRQRTALARAMLVNAPVLILDDALSSVDNQTAAQILKNLSDDTKRKTVIFITHQLSAAAVADRIFVMEKGKIVQIGNHLELVKQQGLYRTLWSQHQVEELLH
- a CDS encoding endonuclease yields the protein MKFIKLLLLSITLIFFVWTNPLQASPIAQLPTPLPSVAQRETTSLQKSQDALTVATFNVENLDPKDKDQRFDNIAKIIGNNLNAPDVISLIEVQDNNGPTNDDVVNANQTYQKLIDALKNIGSPTYDFVDIPPSDDQDGGEPGGNIRVGFLFQPSRITLAKLPQKGGSLDAVTITQGANGLDLSLNPGRIDPTNPAFDDSRKPLVAEFIFNEQKLFIIANHFVSKLGGSPSDVKRVKQAEIVNGFVAQLLEADPQAKVIVLGDLNDLPDSLALKTLEGNILENLTDRLPVSDRFSFKFRGNNQLIDHLLVSENLSRAAQPEIDIVHVNVGFRQPASDHDPVIAAFTLPANQSTSESIPPVVQPTPTPASDSAIILPQLSKVALVKELAKEYTPSKSLNYDRARDQMFGVIDNQAGIVTDIYASYPIRLSGNGDPSQEADKLGLNTEHVWPQSKGAQKGNAKSDLHHLFPAREDINTERGNKPFDDIADTSTKKWYRNDTVQSTIPTSAIDEFSESASSKFEPREKVKGDIARAIFYFYTIYRDQAKKVDENYFQNQRQTLCKWNQQDLPDITEIERSHAIAQFQGNENPFVLDVTLAERAYCNS